The Mercurialis annua linkage group LG7, ddMerAnnu1.2, whole genome shotgun sequence genome includes the window aactaatttattttctattttttttcatttttattcgaATTGTAagcatattatttttatcattttttaaaaatatttaatacttGTTAGTACagcatttgtttcatacgtcTTCAGTATATATGAACTTTGATCGATGGCATCACTTTTCAACTACTAATTTTGTTATTCAACCACTaatttaaagaaagaaaatcatACCTGGTACGTATTGTTTGTATTGTCTTGTAATTATGTGTAATGTCTTTTGGAATTTTTATGGTATATTGTTTGGTTCACTCCTCTAAAGCTAATGACCATCTGGTTTCATGTTGAACAGtccaaatttaacttttaacaataaattaattataacaatttttaaagTATATACAATACGCAATACAAACCAGACATAATCACTTAAAAGTATTtctacttttttaaaaatgttaatttttgtttaaattgtgaTTATTTTGCATCGAAGGAGACACTACCTAATCCCACTTAGAGACTTGTAATCAACCCATTATTAGCTGGGTCTTTGTCTCTAATGTTTGTCACAAGTATTATCAATCTACTTCCTATTATTTGTGTTTATTGTGAACTAAtccatattatattaattactattagaaaatatttttggaaTGTATATAATAATACCTTTTAGTTTATAGACCAAAAATAATGTCCTATAAAGTCGAGCAACATGatgtaaaaaattcaaatggtttagattaaaaaaatcaaacgaaaaaaataaaaagatttagctctaaaattttattgatataGTTTAAAGGTTTAGTAATTGTAAAATAgtcacttttttatttataataatttttaattttatcaattacaaGCTAGTACATTACCACATATATTTCAATATAGCAAACTCGgcatatttatcaaataaaaaaccaAAGCTCTTTCTAATTACATTTGATGATTTATgaaacaataattattattatgtttgataaataGAACTTAAGAGTTATAACACAATTTACATGattcaatatataaataaacttaGTTAAATGTATTACTTATtggattaatttttataaaatgacatgtgtaaacttatttaatttatgtaataACTATACATTTATTTGATACAAATACAAAcagatttattaataaatattaaaatgaataataTGGATGAGCAAACAGTCGAGTTAGGTCACCGTATCACTCATTTGATTCATGCTGGTCCTGCTGGATTGGTTGAAAATGGTCAACGGTTAGGTCACATTTGAGTTGAAGTACTGATCCATTTAATATACTCTGTGGTTGAACCAAAGGTTAGGACCACAGCCAGCACCAAGCACAATGTATCCCATAATGTACCACTATTTTTCTGCCTAAATTATCttaaaacatttaacttttttttatgatacaattttagaattaaaataaattaatttagtctTATTGTATATTAAACatttactttaattaaaatatatatatttatcataagccaaagaataaataaacaatGTGAATAAGtgctattattaaaataaataaataagttttactaaaaatatttaataaaatatacaacataaaaaatagtaaatatgATGTCACTAATTCTTGTTATTTCAATTGAGATTAATTATTAACACTCCTAAAATTTCATTCATCCCTGACTTTTAAGAGTCATTTTTCCTtacatttaataaatttaattattttttattagttaacttaattatattattaaaaaaaaagtaaacgaattaatttttatatctttGTTTCTTTGTTCCATACTATGCAAagtgagataaaaaaaaatcaaactatgTTTCTGTtcaaaaagtaaaagaaaacaaatatgCCTCTCCAAACGACCTACATTGCTCGAATGAAtattagtttaaatataaaatgtttaaaagtaCCGTTTTATAATCAAGACTCGTTTAAAAAACTATATGGATCATATAccaaataatcaaaatcaaattattctGATGCTTttgataataattatattttcatcttttataTTTCATAATCAACCAAGGTGATCCTTTAGTTTTGACATtgtaaacaattaaaatgttatgttagaattttaaagaaaaaaaaaactagtgaTATAGTCCATaattttttcctttattttatatttttcaatattttggtttattttaattttttaaatttagtctctttatttttctttgacaGTAAATAATAAAGATTTTCACATAACAGtctaattttaacaaaatgtATACTTAAGTACCAAAAAGTTTGattatgaaataataaaaaaatatgtatgaaTTATGATACATGTCTAGAAATATCAAAGTAATAAATTCATGGACTAACCCATTTTAAGGTCCCTCgactttatatttttcatttattagaTTCTTAAACTTTCATTTAGTCTTATATGGTTTCTaaactttacatttttagtttatCTGATCCTTAAACCTCCATTTGAACTTATTTATTCCTttgattttacaatttttagtttatctgatccttaaacttttatctGTTTGAAACCCGAGGTagtgaaaaaattaatatacaagGATCAAATAAGACCAAATGAAAATTCAGGGAccagataaattaaaaatataaaattcaggaactaaataaaatataataaaagttcAAGAATCAAATAAACTATAAACGTAAAGTTTAAAGACCTTAAAATGGTTAATcctaaattcatttatatatataataatatactaaCAAAATAACGTAGAAAGATCTCCTTTGTTTTTTTAGATAATAttgctaattatttatttagtcATTCCAACATCATGATGACATTGGTCCATTATAATGACCCAActcataattatatttaatttgaaattggTCACTGATCAGTCAATAAAGACTTAAATAAcagagaaaatataattattatggATTGAGATATCAGCTTACGCCTCGTGAATTTATTAGGGCAGAAAAGGACACAACAATAGTACGTAGTTTGAATTTTACacagcaaaaaaaaattaaaaaaaattgttgtcaAACAGTTTTTGTTTCCATCAAATTGATTTAAGAGGggaaaattttatgaaaaattctgTACCTCATCTgctatataattataattattattaatttaattgaatattaattaattgttttagagTTTCAAGCGGTGGtatataatttatcaaaaaagtggtggtatataaaaaaagagataataatttataattaactaaattttaattttaattttatatggatATATTATCATTAGTCATATCATTTTTAAATCATGTTATAATATCTTCAAGAGCCTAATTAAATTCAAACTCAAAACTTAGCAATGATTCATAATATTACTATAATAAAAATAGTGGAGGAtccatacttttttttataaagtaaatgaaatatataataatatttatattttctattataatttagtaaaaataagcagaaaattaattttcaagtGGTTTTGcatcattaaaatttataataatactactactaaaatttaaattaataaaaagaatatttatttataatatgttttttttatttatgtccTTCCAAAGATAAAGTTATTCTTATTAATGAATAGACAAGCCAACTTATACATTAAACAAATGGAGGTTAGAGCTAAACTAAGCTTAGCTAACCCATAATGcaacaaaagaaaaacaatgatGAAAAAGATAACATTGAGGGACTAGAAAAGCATGTGCATGTCTAAAGGGTATCTTgccttaaaattaattaatcaaaagtCAAAATTAactcttaattaaaataatgtttggTGAATTATGGTTGAGCTAAGTGTGTCTTATAGTGACAGATAATTGAGAAAGGCTtttgctttttattttatttttttatcagattATAATCAAACACTTAAAAGAAATTTCCTAATACTATCAGCAACTTGGACTAATTTGAATCTAACACATTTCCCTTTTTATGTGATAAAGTATAAAATAGGAAAATAGTAGGCATGATTATTGATGtgtaacattttttaaattctcaTGATGGAAGTCTTAATCATATGATTAAATGGCTTTCTACATGTCATAGGattattcatttaaattcaaatttggaaaaatacatatttgagtccctatattatttatattttttaattcgatCCCTCGACTACAATTTACATACATTGATATGATATCATCGGGTCCTCatacttttaattatatagaTTAAGTCCCACCGTCacaaaaattattaacattATTAAGTCAGATTGGAAAAACAATCAATAGAAAAACTtactttcaataaaaataaaaattcagagatctaattttaaaaaaattaatgtaaaaaatgaataaattttcTATTCCAAACGCACCATGGAATACACATACTTTCTTTCCGTGACAAAGGGacctaacatttataaaattaaaatataaagacttaatattgataaagaaaaatatagGGATTCAATTCAAAGAAATATAATAGTAAAggaattcaaatatatatatttcctttaaatttagtttttttttattacaatttagttttttaaaatgttagtgTTGAATGTTGATCTAACACTAAATTTGAAGTTGAGTTTTGGTCACTTAACATCTACACCCATACTCCTCACTCCACCACACAATATAAGACTTCAAGTAAAAGCAATGTTTGTAACAACTACCAAAACTGATAAATCACTCAGAATGTGATGGAACAAGCTGATTGGTAAACATTTAGGTGGAAGGGACACCGGAATTATTTTTCAAGAGTAGATCCGATGATTAAGTCAgagtatataaataaatttaaagaataaaatgaaaaataatatcataCCTAGAACTTTTTATAGATATATTTATAGGAATAATCTTGTATGATTAGAAAGATCATCTTTGCCAATTACAAGATAAAAAAAcattgttttattatatttcttttGTCCATGATTGATAAGTTTATTTAAGTTCACATaattacaaacaaaattatttgtATTAGTTAAAATCGCAATTATTATAGAAGTCTTAGTTATTgcataatattaattaatttagttgatCATTTACTAATTCAGCTAAATATGTTTTAGAAAACTATTTAGTTTACCAATTTTTAGAAGAAAACAATTAGCTATTAGTAGTTTACAAcaattaaagtaatttttttttttctttataaatttgaattataaaatgacacttttaaattttccacaTTCAAGTTAATCTCCACTTAAGCTGGATACTTCTTTTACGAAAAGTAAAATTTAGTAAAACTctaatcttaaattttaaacaattatatttattatcacaATTTGATATTACGGTCCCACTTAAGTTAGAAAAACGCTTTATCCACTCACCTGCACTTTCggcgtaatttttttaaaagagaaacATTATGGCGAAAGTGGTTATTAGCAAAGATATAACCTAAACAATCAAAAGGAAGAAgaatcataaaaagaattcacTACTGAAATTCAGCTCAATACACTTAAATACCATAAAATTATAGCTCTACGCTAAAATATATAGTACAAACACAGGGTAAAAACACACAAATCTGTACCAAGAAGCCACACCATTTtacataaaatatcaaacaaaataaaacaagaaaCCAAATCATATCCTAAAGAAAATGCAGGCCTAGCTAGCTTGTAAAAATCTCAAATGAGCAAGAGAGGAAAAAGGATGTTACAAAATCATAATCACTACAGGCAGGAACCGTTCGATCATGAAGTGAACGGCTGTTGTCTGCCCTGTCCACTGTATCCATCATACGGCTTGGTGGACTTGTTGGACCGTTTCAGAACGACTATCCAAGTAATTATTTCGAGCAACAAAGCTATCGCGCCCAGGACGGCGATCACGATTATGTAGGCAGATTTCCATTTCCCTTCCGGGTTCAGAATATCGAGACCTTTGAACACATTCAGAATGCCGAGAATGAGTATTGCGTATCCAACACCGTGGTGATATAAGTTCCAGTAAAATCGATACTTGTGGTCTTTCTTCGGTCTCAAGAACAATGCAAAAATCTAgataataaaaacaacaaaagagATTCCATCAGAaagaaatgaattaaaaatcaaaaaccagCTGCAAAAGATCTCACTCATGGGTACCGCTGCCAGCCAAGAAAATGTTCCATGGCAGCAAAAAGACACATTCTTTAAGAGCAAGAGATGATCTAGGTCCTTGAACTTGCGCGTTAATATCAATTAACTCACATTAAgccattttaatcaattgacGACAATACTCTCAAGTTtctatttttaggtcaattagCTCTTAAATTGTACAAAACGAACGAAGGTATAGACCGTGATGATCCAATTTGCAAGTTAACTGGCCGAAAATTGGTCTAAAAATAAAGAGCATTgtccttaattgattaaaatgactAAGCGTGAGTTAATTGATTCCGATGCACAAGTTCAGAGACTGCCCTATTTTCTAGGCTGAAGTTCTTCCTAGGAATCGAATTCAAGAAATTCAAAAACTAAACAAATGCTAAATCGAAGACAAGAATTTTACCTGCAATGTAGCAAGAGCAAACAGAGAAATTCCGATTCGCCGGTGACCGGAATACTCAAAACCCTTTGATTCACTCCCGAGTTTAATACCCATTCCCCACCCAGCAACCCCAATTGCATAAGCAGAAACCTGACAACCCACAtgtaaataaaaccaaatcgGATCTGCAGATTGAAAACTCCTTAAATACCTTGCAATTATAGCCCCAATTGGAAATAATATCCCCCAGCTCACTGCATTTAAAACCCCATGAATctgcaaaacaaaacaaaaaataatcaaattggaCTCAATTGAACACAGTTAAACTACAAGTGGACCTAATtgtaattaaacataattaaacataattaacttTAAAGTTTAAACTCACATTTCTCTTTTTAGTCCTTGAATCAacaccaccaccgccgccgccaccgCCGCTGCCACTAACAGCGGAGGTACTCAAACTCAAGCTTCCTTTAGAGTTAAAATTAGGACCACCCATAGCATGGGGTCTCAAGACACCTTTATCAGTGTCGTCAACAGCCGGTCCCACTTGCCAAACCTGATTAACCGCCCCTTTCGCCGCTAATTCCGCCGGAACTTTAATTTTCGCAAATAACCTCCTACCACCACTCACTTCCTCGGCGCGTGTATCCCACACTTCAAAGCTAAGTTTCTCCTGAACCACAGTAGCAACAGTGTAAGAACTGATATTAAAAGTTTTAACAGTTAAAGCTCCTTTAGAGTCTTTATAAGCGACCAGCGCCTGAGTTCCGGCCATTCCGGTGGCCGTGGGGTTAATTCCCCATGCAATCCAGCCGTTGGGGGAAGGCGGAGACGCTAGAAAGGCGACTGAGAGGGTAGAATTGGAAGAATCAAAAGTGTAGTGGAGGTATGAGGTTAGTGAAGGAAGGTCTACGCAATTTGCGTAGAGATTGTTGCCGGAATTTTTTTGGGATTTGCAGGTTTGTGAAGTGGCTTGTAAAATTAGAAGAGAAAATGCAGTGATTAGAACATAGAAACTAATGGAAGCCATGGTCGGAATTTTGAAGAAAGTGACTGAAAATGGGAAAGGTTTGGGAAGATGGTTTATATAACCGTGTTTTTcgcttttattttaattttggataatttgttttttaaatttaattatttttatcttttatcaattacggtatgtttttaaattttataatttttagtcaatattaaaaattatactttctttgtcacataaaaataaaaaaaatgaacatttttaagtttcataaaaatagaaaaataaccacatttattattaataataaaataaaaatatcgaattgtctttataattttattgtataaatattaaatataatagtttataataattcattttttagttctagagtaaaaatattttaatatatcaattataattaataattttttaatttttatcaaaatattatttttctatttttatgaaatggaGAGActaataagttttaaaaaaaatagaatttagtatttaagtttttttattagttatgaCTAAATATTCAtaacaattatatatattttaaaatttagttgtgaaattgaaatttaaaatttaatatatttttaatacaatttttccaaatagaatataattataaaattgatcttaatctatactatatataaaagcacgaatggaggggggacatgcaaatttactgaataatccttttcagtttactattaaataaaggttttatagtcattaactaattagttatttaattaatcactattataattaaaattctaattagaataggtagctaaattatctccaatttaatttttagtatgtaaaaaataactaaattgtctccaaattagtaggaatacctatcttttagtttgattgaactacaaaattaaaatactgtatttggtcaatatattattatttaaatttctatcttatatttttaaagatattattaataaaattaagttaattatttaattatggttattataaaactaaaagaagaataaattcagaatgaaaaaaaaaattactaattgaatatattatatttacttttactattaattataaataaaaaattaatatagttataataaatttattaatatatttattgaggagttacgttacgagccacgtgcatagcacgtaatgcaaaattAGTAGATTAAAATGTTTAGTTTTTAAAGTTGCTTGTGGCTTTAACTTTTTGATTATCCAATTAGAGAATGACATGTATCATAGATAATTAACTTTTTGATTATCCATACTACGTGGCGTTTTGAGGAATAAATGAAAATGAGAGTCGTGGTGGTCACGCGCAAGTTGTGCTGAGAAAGGAAACCATAAAGAAACATAATTATCATGAGTAGGACTGAATAGGATGAATTgaggaatttttaaaatcaaataaaaatagggCAGAAAGTAAAATAAAACCCCTATTCTTTTAGGAAATAACATTTGGACCTTTCTAAGACTCAAAGTATTTTTGCAGATTAAAAGGACtacataaacaataaatacaaaaaaatgatGAATTGGACAATCTTTTATATATTCACAAAAGCTGTATGTGgtgtaattttctttaaaagctgaatattttccttttaaaattgaactgaATTAGAAAATTACTTTTGTATAATACCAATCCAAAATAAACCGAATTACATTAAAttgattattgattttttttttgtcggagATAGAATTATACTACGTTAGATGTCAGATGTTAGTGTtagtattcatttttttaatcagcCCACTGGCTGTCTGAGGGGTGGGTCGAACCCACGCCCTCAGAGAAATGCAATGTGAACGTTGCCAACTGGGCCAACGTTCACTTGCAATTGATTATTGATTTGGATTTTAGTTTTACACATCTCTATAGCTATATTTAGTTAATGGAACGAGTAAGTAATAAAATGGCTATTTCTTGCTTTACTTcgtgtaatatttttttcatgaaATTGCTATTTCATAATTCTATGGAATAGAtattccttttaaaaaaaaaaaaatagctatAGAATATTCGCAGCCTATAAAATAGAGTGTGAGAGCCGTTCCAACCATAAAAAGTgacacatattttattttaataaaaatacttattttttaatagatagatataattaattaagtttgatCGTAATTAGTATTTAGTgttcaattataaatttatgtagTTTAGATAtctgttatatttttattggtaTATAATTTAAGTGAATCTAAATTATAACCATATTGACTAACAATAAGACCACCAATTTATACTCACCAATTTTGATGATAAAGAGTCGGAGGAAATTCTTAAAACATGTCTAGAGATACAATGTTATCAGCATGATAATTATTACGAtattaccatcattttaatgaaatGTTGTATCATGAGTGAGTTAGCTACGAATGACGTGGTATACTCgatctacctaaaaatttctctaaaaATGAAATAGCATATCAAATCAAAGGCTAAGAATTTAATATTGACAACATTTATAATACATAAGACTCCTCTCTCTAAGTATTTTTTGTATCATGATTAATTACGGCAGCAATAGCGAATTGCCAAATTATATTCTTCTTTTAGAACGAATTTGGTTTAATATAGAAAATAGAGAATGAAATTTAAGAGGAAATACTGAAATTTGAGAggaaagaaatgaaaataaatttttttctctaGTTGTTTGGTTTATTATGAAATGGAAATTAAACTCAACCCTAATGTATCAAGTATTACAATAATTCACCGGTAGTCTAAATTTATAGATTgaacctaaaccctaaaccttgAACTTTAAACCTAGAATCTGGAACTGCAAATCCTAATAAATATCACCCTTGATTGTTTTTAggggaaaaaaaaaattaaaaccagcAAAATTGGTGGCACAAACACCTGCTTATCCACCTCTAAAAATATCTTTACATAACTCACGAAAATCATCCATAAAAGCCGAGGACAGCTCCATTGCGCCACTTCATTTTCCAATCCATACTACTCATCTGCAATGTCACTTCATGATGGATTCCGCACGAATTAAACATTGGAGTGAACTCTTGGAATCAAAGTCCAAACTCATTCTAACTGTTCACATTTCAGAGGTCTGATTCGGCTCTATATGGACCAACTCTCGTATGGAATCCATTTGCTCCGTTTTCGAATTTGTGCTACTCATCAGTAAGGTCAGAGGACTTAGTAGAAGGTATTCTGTGACGTTGCATCATTTTGGAAGTCGCCACTTTTGCATGGTTATAATTTAATACAATTACTCTTTCATCATCCAAATCAAACCTCAAGTTCTCTACACTACAATTCTCAACAAGCTGGCACAAATGCTTCAGATTTTCAATTTCCACTCCGTTCACTTTCTTAACCTGCTCAACACAGTTAACTTTTATTAGCAAACTATTAGCTTTGTAAAATCTAGACAAGCCACGAGCTTGGCCTCATCTGATCTTTTGTACCAAATTCAAGGGGAAAATGAACCTTTgttgctaaaaaaattatgcCAAAAACCAAACCGAGCTGAAAAGCCgactttttataatatcaaaccgaATTGAAGCAAAATTTTCAGTCCGCTTCGGTGTTTGCACACCCTTTTATAAGAGGCATTTGCAATACAATTATGCACGTTGCAGTTAAACTGGAAACATGTTGTCACCTGTAATTCTGTAAGCCGCTCGTATCCTGCATTTATATCATCCATCAGCACCTGAACCAAATAACTAAACATAAGTATACATTCAGTACTAATTTCAATAAATTGCTCAATGAGGTATAGAAAGTAGATAGAAAAGACaccgaaaaatttaaaaaatatctctACCAAGAGGTaaagtgataaaataaaatcttgCAGCAATAGCCAAATTGGAGGTGCTTCTCAGCATGCTCTGGTTTACCAAATGGTTACATTATACAAAGTTTAGGTACTATCGGTAAAATTTACACTTTTAAGACTCTGTTTTTGCCTTTCATGGGGATACTGTCATTCTCAAAACTGATGGAAGTAATTTCCTAAAATTCTAAAGCGCTTGATAGAAGGAAATCACACTTAAGCTTAAAGAGAGCACAGACCTGGGAAAGAATCACAAGTTGTTCACCAGCCTTTTTAGGTAACTCCCTCAGTGCATGTTCACACAAACGACGAGGTGATGTATTATACCAGTCATCTCCGTACTCATGAAGATATGGCTGTGTGAGTGGAATAAAGACCAGACcggcaaaaataaaataactaggAAGCTTATCAAATTGATGAACTGGAACAAGTGGTTGCAACTGCAAAATCatatcgttaatagttagacgggTCATAAAAACAACATGTGTCATGTAAACGAAGTAACTGTTCACAAGAACCGACAGAAATGAGTTCCAATAATCATTTTCCACTACTTAGAGGCTTTAAACGCTATAATGCTTCTTACTCCTAGAATCCTGTATGGTATAAAGATGTGTTACAGAAATTATGAATTAAGATATACTCACTGCTCATAAAGCATTAACATTTATTGTTTAGTTCACTTTTTAACTGCGAAGTAAGCATTATGTTATTATAGGAAATTTAGTCATGTTATTTCAAACGACACTTTAGTAAAAATGGAGGAATTTTTCCTACACAGGCACATTTAGATACTTCTACTCCAGCATATAGATGCAAAGAAAGGTAGGAACCTGTTCATGTTATATAGGAAAGACTTTccttaaaattcaaatattttgtgATCACAAAATTAACCATGACTTACAGGCCTGGCAGTGATACTGTATTCCTGCTCTTCACCGTCCCTCAAAATTCTTAGTAAAGCTGTTTCATTGGGTTTCTTCATAGACACCAAATGATCAAAAGTTATCCGCTCTCTATTTCGAAAAGGAACTGCGAAGGTTTATAAACTGCATTACAAACTAAGAACACAAGGGTGAAAGGACATGCTTTACattaaaaaatctataaaaaattgCTGAGAGGTATTAGGTATAACTTGTTACGCAAAATTCCaaataagtaataaaaaaatcatttaaacctgCAACCATTAGTAATCATAAGTTCATAACCATAATGAAGATGCATGATAACCGCAATTACATTGT containing:
- the LOC126656204 gene encoding cytochrome b561 and DOMON domain-containing protein At3g25290-like, which translates into the protein MASISFYVLITAFSLLILQATSQTCKSQKNSGNNLYANCVDLPSLTSYLHYTFDSSNSTLSVAFLASPPSPNGWIAWGINPTATGMAGTQALVAYKDSKGALTVKTFNISSYTVATVVQEKLSFEVWDTRAEEVSGGRRLFAKIKVPAELAAKGAVNQVWQVGPAVDDTDKGVLRPHAMGGPNFNSKGSLSLSTSAVSGSGGGGGGGGVDSRTKKRNIHGVLNAVSWGILFPIGAIIARYLRSFQSADPIWFYLHVGCQVSAYAIGVAGWGMGIKLGSESKGFEYSGHRRIGISLFALATLQIFALFLRPKKDHKYRFYWNLYHHGVGYAILILGILNVFKGLDILNPEGKWKSAYIIVIAVLGAIALLLEIITWIVVLKRSNKSTKPYDGYSGQGRQQPFTS